In Gossypium arboreum isolate Shixiya-1 chromosome 6, ASM2569848v2, whole genome shotgun sequence, the following are encoded in one genomic region:
- the LOC108485729 gene encoding very-long-chain aldehyde decarbonylase CER1-like isoform X2: protein MASEPGILTDWPWKPLGSFKYIILAPWITESIYSIIVGDEKGCDVFNLMILPLMLWRMLHSQLWISLSRYRTTKGTNRIVDKGIEFDQVDRERNWDDQILFNAIIFYLGNKYFPGGSHIPIWRTDGVIITLLLHAGPVEFLYYWFHRALHHHYLYSRYHSHHHSSIVTEPSTSVTHPFAEHIVYFALFIIPVSTVVFTGTGSIIAIAGYITYIDLMNNMGHCNFELIPNWVFSIFPPLKYIMYTPSFHSLHHTQFRTNYSLFMPIYDYIYGTMDKSSDTLYKISLQRKEETPNVVHLMHLTTPESIYHLRVGFPYLASKPYSSAWYLWLLWPVTLSFMMLTKIYRRSFVVERNQFHQLRLQTWAIPNFREQYHLKWQKESINNMIEEAVLEAEEKGASVLSLGLMNQGKELNRYGEVYVKKHPQLKVKLVDGSSLAVAVLLNSIPKGTTQVLLRGNLTKVAFAVAFSLCQKGIQVTVLHEDEYEKLDISLGTKSEGKLVISKSYSSCKLWLVGDDLTEEEQRKANKGTLFIPFSQFPLKNLRKDCFYHTTPAMQTPKALENVDSCENWLPRRVMSVWRIAGILHALEGWEEHECGYTISNIDKVWEACLKHGFQPLTVSTQSKT from the exons ATGGCTTCTGAACCAGGAATTCTCACTGACTGGCCATGGAAGCCTCTTGGAAGCTTTAAG TACATAATCCTGGCTCCTTGGATCACAGAGAGTATATACTCGATTATAGTTGGGGATGAAAAGGGGTGTGATGTTTTCAACCTTATGATACTCCCACTCATGTTATGGAGAATGTTGCATAGCCAGCTTTGGATTAGCCTTTCTCGTTATCGAACTACCAAAGGCACCAACAGGATTGTGGACAAGGGTATCGAATTTGACCAAGTTGACAGGGAAAGGAACTG GGATGATCAAATATTGTTCAATGCAATCATTTTTTACTTGGGCAACAAATACTTTCCAGGAGGTTCACACATACCCATATGGAGAACGGATGGTGTGATTATAACCCTGCTGCTCCATGCCGGTCCAGTGGAGTTCCTTTACTACTGGTTTCATAGAGCTTTGCACCATCATTATCTTTACTCTCGCTACCATTCTCATCATCATTCCTCCATTGTCACTGAGCCTAGTACTT CTGTGACACATCCATTTGCAGAACACATAGTATATTTTGCACTGTTCATAATACCAGTGTCGACAGTTGTGTTTACTGGAACTGGATCCATCATCGCCATTGCTGGCTACATCACTTACATTGACTTGATGAACAACATGGGGCATTGCAACTTTGAGCTCATCCCCAACTGGGTCTTCTCCATTTTCCCTCCTCTCAAGTACATAATGTATACTCCATC GTTTCACTCTTTGCACCACACACAGTTCAGGACCAACTATTCATTGTTTATGCCAATCTATGATTACATCTATGGCACAATGGACAAATCTTCGGATACCTTGTATAAAATTTCACTCCAAAGAAAAGAGGAAACGCCCAACGTGGTGCATCTAATGCACCTAACCACACCTGAGTCAATCTATCATCTCCGCGTTGGATTTCCCTACTTGGCTTCTAAACCATACTCATCAGCTTGGTACTTGTGGTTGCTCTGGCCTGTTACATTGTCGTTCATGATGCTTACCAAGATTTATCGTCGCAGTTTTGTTGTTGAAAGGAACCAATTCCATCAACTTAGATTACAGACATGGGCCATACCCAATTTCAGAGAACAG TACCACTTGAAATGGCAAAAGGAATCCATCAATAACATGATTGAGGAAGCCGTATTAGAAGCTGAGGAAAAAGGTGCTAGTGTGTTGAGTCTAGGCCTCATGAATCAG GGTAAAGAGCTAAACAGATATGGTGAGGTGTATGTGAAGAAACATCCCCAGCTTAAAGTGAAATTAGTGGATGGGAGCAGCTTGGCAGTTGCAGTTCTTCTAAATAGCATACCAAAAGGAACAACCCAAGTACTTCTTAGAGGCAACTTAACTAAAGTTGCTTTTGCAGTCGCCTTTTCCCTATGCCAAAAGGGTATTCAG GTCACTGTATTGCATGAGGATGAATATGAGAAGCTTGATATATCACTAGGCACCAAGTCTGAGGGTAAATTGGTTATCTCAAAGAGTTATAGCTCTTGCAAG TTATGGTTAGTGGGAGATGACTTGACCGAAGAAGAGCAAAGAAAGGCAAATAAAGGAACACTATTTATTCCCTTTTCGCAATTTCCACTGAAAAATTTGCGCAAAGACTGCTTCTATCACACAACACCAGCAATGCAGACTCCGAAGGCCCTTGAGAATGTGGATTCTTGCGAG AATTGGTTGCCAAGAAGAGTGATGAGCGTATGGCGCATAGCCGGGATATTGCATGCTCTGGAAGGATGGGAGGAGCATGAATGTGGTTACACCATCTCTAACATTGACAAAGTTTGGGAAGCATGCCTCAAGCACGGATTTCAGCCTCTGACGGTCTCAACTCAATCAAAAACCTAG
- the LOC108485729 gene encoding very-long-chain aldehyde decarbonylase CER1-like isoform X1, with protein MASEPGILTDWPWKPLGSFKYIILAPWITESIYSIIVGDEKGCDVFNLMILPLMLWRMLHSQLWISLSRYRTTKGTNRIVDKGIEFDQVDRERNWDDQILFNAIIFYLGNKYFPGGSHIPIWRTDGVIITLLLHAGPVEFLYYWFHRALHHHYLYSRYHSHHHSSIVTEPSTSVTHPFAEHIVYFALFIIPVSTVVFTGTGSIIAIAGYITYIDLMNNMGHCNFELIPNWVFSIFPPLKYIMYTPSFHSLHHTQFRTNYSLFMPIYDYIYGTMDKSSDTLYKISLQRKEETPNVVHLMHLTTPESIYHLRVGFPYLASKPYSSAWYLWLLWPVTLSFMMLTKIYRRSFVVERNQFHQLRLQTWAIPNFREQYHLKWQKESINNMIEEAVLEAEEKGASVLSLGLMNQGKELNRYGEVYVKKHPQLKVKLVDGSSLAVAVLLNSIPKGTTQVLLRGNLTKVAFAVAFSLCQKGIQVTVLHEDEYEKLDISLGTKSEGKLVISKSYSSCKLWLVGDDLTEEEQRKANKGTLFIPFSQFPLKNLRKDCFYHTTPAMQTPKALENVDSCEQNWLPRRVMSVWRIAGILHALEGWEEHECGYTISNIDKVWEACLKHGFQPLTVSTQSKT; from the exons ATGGCTTCTGAACCAGGAATTCTCACTGACTGGCCATGGAAGCCTCTTGGAAGCTTTAAG TACATAATCCTGGCTCCTTGGATCACAGAGAGTATATACTCGATTATAGTTGGGGATGAAAAGGGGTGTGATGTTTTCAACCTTATGATACTCCCACTCATGTTATGGAGAATGTTGCATAGCCAGCTTTGGATTAGCCTTTCTCGTTATCGAACTACCAAAGGCACCAACAGGATTGTGGACAAGGGTATCGAATTTGACCAAGTTGACAGGGAAAGGAACTG GGATGATCAAATATTGTTCAATGCAATCATTTTTTACTTGGGCAACAAATACTTTCCAGGAGGTTCACACATACCCATATGGAGAACGGATGGTGTGATTATAACCCTGCTGCTCCATGCCGGTCCAGTGGAGTTCCTTTACTACTGGTTTCATAGAGCTTTGCACCATCATTATCTTTACTCTCGCTACCATTCTCATCATCATTCCTCCATTGTCACTGAGCCTAGTACTT CTGTGACACATCCATTTGCAGAACACATAGTATATTTTGCACTGTTCATAATACCAGTGTCGACAGTTGTGTTTACTGGAACTGGATCCATCATCGCCATTGCTGGCTACATCACTTACATTGACTTGATGAACAACATGGGGCATTGCAACTTTGAGCTCATCCCCAACTGGGTCTTCTCCATTTTCCCTCCTCTCAAGTACATAATGTATACTCCATC GTTTCACTCTTTGCACCACACACAGTTCAGGACCAACTATTCATTGTTTATGCCAATCTATGATTACATCTATGGCACAATGGACAAATCTTCGGATACCTTGTATAAAATTTCACTCCAAAGAAAAGAGGAAACGCCCAACGTGGTGCATCTAATGCACCTAACCACACCTGAGTCAATCTATCATCTCCGCGTTGGATTTCCCTACTTGGCTTCTAAACCATACTCATCAGCTTGGTACTTGTGGTTGCTCTGGCCTGTTACATTGTCGTTCATGATGCTTACCAAGATTTATCGTCGCAGTTTTGTTGTTGAAAGGAACCAATTCCATCAACTTAGATTACAGACATGGGCCATACCCAATTTCAGAGAACAG TACCACTTGAAATGGCAAAAGGAATCCATCAATAACATGATTGAGGAAGCCGTATTAGAAGCTGAGGAAAAAGGTGCTAGTGTGTTGAGTCTAGGCCTCATGAATCAG GGTAAAGAGCTAAACAGATATGGTGAGGTGTATGTGAAGAAACATCCCCAGCTTAAAGTGAAATTAGTGGATGGGAGCAGCTTGGCAGTTGCAGTTCTTCTAAATAGCATACCAAAAGGAACAACCCAAGTACTTCTTAGAGGCAACTTAACTAAAGTTGCTTTTGCAGTCGCCTTTTCCCTATGCCAAAAGGGTATTCAG GTCACTGTATTGCATGAGGATGAATATGAGAAGCTTGATATATCACTAGGCACCAAGTCTGAGGGTAAATTGGTTATCTCAAAGAGTTATAGCTCTTGCAAG TTATGGTTAGTGGGAGATGACTTGACCGAAGAAGAGCAAAGAAAGGCAAATAAAGGAACACTATTTATTCCCTTTTCGCAATTTCCACTGAAAAATTTGCGCAAAGACTGCTTCTATCACACAACACCAGCAATGCAGACTCCGAAGGCCCTTGAGAATGTGGATTCTTGCGAG CAGAATTGGTTGCCAAGAAGAGTGATGAGCGTATGGCGCATAGCCGGGATATTGCATGCTCTGGAAGGATGGGAGGAGCATGAATGTGGTTACACCATCTCTAACATTGACAAAGTTTGGGAAGCATGCCTCAAGCACGGATTTCAGCCTCTGACGGTCTCAACTCAATCAAAAACCTAG